One segment of Halalkalicoccus tibetensis DNA contains the following:
- the purB gene encoding adenylosuccinate lyase, whose protein sequence is MDDDQRSDPLYAVSPLDGRYAGRTAPLAPYASEAALMRARVRVEVEYLIALADLEATPLSIDEGGRAALRESYREFDAEDARLIKRIETEGYGEYSATNHDVKAIEYFVRERLPDGVGEQWIHFGLTSEDVNNLAHRLLVGPAIEEVLVPALREVRDSLVDLARENRDVPMLARTHGQPATPTTFGKEMAVYAARIGRSLGRIEGATDGLSGKLAGASGTYAAHTVAYPDVDWRGFSEEFVEGLGLEHTSLTTQVNPCDDLAELFDALRGANNVLLDLDRDMWLYVSDRYLGQRAVEGETGSSTMPHKVNPIDFENSEGNLSKANSDLTFLADYVTTSRLQRDLSDSTVKRNIGAALSHCLIGYGKCETGLSKVTPNEAVMREELEENPEVIGEAVQTVLRREGHTDAYERVKELTRGRRTSLDDFKALFRELDVDERTREQLLALTPASYTGTADELVEDLGR, encoded by the coding sequence ATGGACGACGACCAGCGTTCGGACCCCCTCTACGCCGTCTCGCCGCTCGACGGCCGGTACGCGGGACGGACCGCGCCGCTCGCGCCCTACGCGAGCGAGGCCGCGCTCATGCGTGCCCGCGTTCGCGTCGAGGTCGAGTACCTCATCGCGCTCGCGGACCTCGAGGCCACCCCGCTCTCGATCGACGAGGGGGGACGCGCGGCGCTCCGCGAGAGCTACCGGGAGTTCGATGCGGAGGACGCCCGGCTGATCAAGCGCATCGAGACGGAGGGCTACGGCGAGTACAGTGCCACCAACCACGACGTGAAGGCGATCGAGTACTTCGTGCGCGAGCGCCTTCCCGACGGCGTCGGGGAGCAGTGGATCCACTTCGGGCTCACGAGCGAGGACGTGAACAACCTCGCACACCGGCTGTTGGTCGGACCCGCGATCGAGGAGGTGCTCGTTCCCGCGCTCCGGGAGGTCCGCGATTCGCTCGTCGATCTCGCCCGCGAGAACCGGGACGTGCCGATGCTCGCGCGGACCCATGGCCAGCCCGCGACGCCGACGACCTTCGGCAAGGAGATGGCCGTCTACGCCGCGCGGATAGGGAGATCGCTGGGACGAATCGAGGGCGCCACAGACGGACTTTCGGGCAAGCTCGCGGGCGCTTCGGGCACCTACGCCGCTCATACCGTTGCGTACCCCGACGTCGACTGGCGGGGCTTCTCCGAGGAGTTCGTCGAGGGGCTCGGCCTCGAACACACGTCCCTCACCACGCAGGTCAACCCGTGTGACGACCTCGCCGAACTCTTCGACGCGCTCAGGGGCGCCAACAACGTCCTGCTGGACCTCGACCGGGACATGTGGCTCTACGTCTCGGACCGGTATCTCGGCCAGCGCGCCGTCGAGGGGGAGACAGGCTCCTCGACGATGCCCCACAAAGTCAACCCGATCGACTTCGAGAACAGCGAGGGCAACCTCTCGAAGGCCAACTCCGACCTGACGTTTCTCGCCGACTACGTCACCACCTCGCGGCTGCAACGGGACCTCTCCGATTCGACCGTAAAGCGCAACATCGGCGCGGCGCTCTCCCACTGTCTGATTGGCTACGGGAAGTGCGAGACCGGGCTCTCGAAGGTGACGCCCAACGAGGCGGTCATGCGCGAGGAGCTCGAGGAGAACCCCGAGGTGATCGGCGAAGCAGTGCAAACGGTCCTCAGGCGCGAGGGCCACACAGACGCCTACGAGCGGGTAAAGGAGCTCACGCGGGGGCGGCGGACCTCCCTCGACGATTTCAAGGCGCTCTTTCGGGAGCTCGACGTCGACGAACGGACCCGTGAACAGTTGCTGGCACTGACGCCCGCGAGCTACACCGGAACGGCCGACGAGCTGGTCGAGGACCTCGGTCGATAG